The window CCTCCTCCCGCCGGAGGGGGGGCGCGTGACGGGGGGGCTTAGGGTCTATTTGCCCCAGACCCCGCCCCTCCTCCACCGGAGCGTCCTGGACAACGCCGCCTTCGGCCTCCTCCTCCACGGCGTCCCCCGGGAGGAGGCGCGTAGGCGGGCCCAAGCCCGGCTCAAGGAGGTGGGCCTCGAGGCCCTGGCCCACCGGCCGGCCCACCACCTCTCCGCCGGGGAGGCGGCCCGCCTCGCCCTGGCCCGGGCCCTGGCGGTGGAGCCCGAGGTCCTCCTCCTGGACGAGCCCACCGCCAACCTGGACCCGGCGAACGCCCTCCGGGTGGAGGCCCTTCTGCGCCGGGCCGCGGAGGAGGGCCGGGGCGTGGTCCTCGCCACCCACAACCTCTTCCAGGCCCGGCGCCTGGGCCACCGCCTCCTCTTCCTGCACCGGGGAGAGGCGGTGGAGGAAGGCCCCGTGGCCGAGGTCTTCGCCGCCCCCAAGGACCCGAGGACCCAGGCCTTCCTCCGGGGGGAGTTGGTCTTCTGATCCCGGCCCATGCGGGCCCAAGCCAGCGTGGGGCCCCGGCCAAAGGTTCGGCGTGGGGGCCGAAGAACATAGGGAGCAAGGGTAGGACCCGCCTTCGGCCCGGGCGCGAAGCATAATGGGGTATGCGCCCCTTTGTCCTCCTCATCCTTCTCGGCCTCGCCCTGGGGCAGAGCGCGCCCCTGGAAGCGGTCCTCGTCCTGCGGGAGGACGTCCTCGAGGAGGGGCGGCTCGTGGCCTACACCGGCACCCAGCGCTACCCCGTGGCCTCGGAGGCGGAGCTTCTCCGCCTCCTGGACCGGCTCGCCCGGCCGCCCCGCCCCCCCCGGTTCATCTACCAGGACGGGCGGTGGCGGGGGGTGGAGAAGAAGGGCCTCGCCTTTGACCGGGAGGAGGCCTTAAAGGCCTTCCGCGAGGCCAGAGCGCAGGGAAAAAAGCGCTTCCTCCTCCCGGTGCGCTACACGCCCCCTTCCCCGAGCCTTAAGGACCTCTACGCCCTCGGGGTGCGGGAGCACCTGGCCACGGCGGAGACGGGCTTTTGGGGCTCGAGCCCCGAGCGGGTCCACAACATCCGCCTGGCGGCGAGCCGCTTGGACGGCCTCCTCGTCCCCCCGGGCCCCTTCTCCTTCAACCGGGCCCTGGGGCCCATCGCCCTCGAGACCGGGTTCAAGGAGGCCTACGTCATCGTGGGGGACCGGACGGAAACCGGCGTGGGGGGCGGGGTGTGCCAGGTCTCCACCACCCTCTTCCGGGCCTTCTTCTTCGCCGGCCTTCCCATCCTGGAACGCCACGCCCACAGCTACCAGGTGGCCTACTACAAACCCCCCGGGCTGGACGCCGCCGTGATCCAGCCCTACAAGGACCTCAAGGTCCTGAACGACACCCCCGGGGCCCTCTGGATCCAGGCCTCGGTGCAGGAAGGCCGCCTCCGCTTCCACCTCTTCGGCACCAAGGACCGGGAGGTGGCCTGGGAGGGCCCCTTCATCACGGACCGCAAGCCCCCCCTCCCCCCCCGGGAGATCCCCGACCCCACCCTTCCCCCGGGGGCGCGCAAGCAGGTGGACTTCGCCGCCGAAGGGGCCAAGGTGGTGGTCCGCCGCCGCGTGCGCTACGGGGACGGGCGCGTCCGGGAGGACCAGGTGGTGAGCGTCTACCGCCCCTGGGGGGCGGTCTATCTGGTGGGGCCTAGCCCAGCTCCAGAAGCACCGCCCGCTCCACCGGAAGAAGCCGGTGCGGCTCCGTGACCCGGGCCGCCTCCCCGCGGCGCAGGTGCAGGTACCGGCCCTCGGGCAGGTCCACCACGAGCTCCCCCTCCAGGAGGAGGTAGAAGGCCGGCCCCGGCCGCTCCACCCGCTCCCTCAAGGTGTAGGCCCTAAGCCCCGGCACCCCCGGGACCTCCACCTGGC of the Thermus thermophilus HB8 genome contains:
- a CDS encoding ATP-binding cassette domain-containing protein; its protein translation is MILKAEDLTLAFPGFRLRVPRLALAPGEVLVVLGPSGSGKTTLLRLLAGLLPPEGGRVTGGLRVYLPQTPPLLHRSVLDNAAFGLLLHGVPREEARRRAQARLKEVGLEALAHRPAHHLSAGEAARLALARALAVEPEVLLLDEPTANLDPANALRVEALLRRAAEEGRGVVLATHNLFQARRLGHRLLFLHRGEAVEEGPVAEVFAAPKDPRTQAFLRGELVF
- a CDS encoding VanW family protein, whose protein sequence is MRPFVLLILLGLALGQSAPLEAVLVLREDVLEEGRLVAYTGTQRYPVASEAELLRLLDRLARPPRPPRFIYQDGRWRGVEKKGLAFDREEALKAFREARAQGKKRFLLPVRYTPPSPSLKDLYALGVREHLATAETGFWGSSPERVHNIRLAASRLDGLLVPPGPFSFNRALGPIALETGFKEAYVIVGDRTETGVGGGVCQVSTTLFRAFFFAGLPILERHAHSYQVAYYKPPGLDAAVIQPYKDLKVLNDTPGALWIQASVQEGRLRFHLFGTKDREVAWEGPFITDRKPPLPPREIPDPTLPPGARKQVDFAAEGAKVVVRRRVRYGDGRVREDQVVSVYRPWGAVYLVGPSPAPEAPPAPPEEAGAAP